TGAAGCTTAACATTGTAAGCTTGCTCTACAGCATCAGCTGCACGGCCAATAGCAAGACCAACAGAATCGTTGTTCAGAATGTCCGTCACGACGAACAAGAACAGATCCAATCCTTTTTCACTAATGATAGCTGTAAGAGCATCTTCTAGCTCAGCTTGCTTGGACAGAACATCATTCACATCCACAGCATTAACTTGAGCAATTTCTACCTTTGCGCTACCCATTTGGAATTCTTTTGCATCCAAGGAGATAAGCTGAGCAATGGTTTTGTCGCTAAGATCAGCGCCCGCTTTCAGCATATCCAATCCGTAGCTATCTGCGTCAACGCCAGCAATTTCTGCTAGCTCACGAGCAGCAGCAACGTCTTGTGCTGTGCAGGTAGGTGATTTGAACAACAAGGAATCGGAGATGATTGCAGAAAGCATCAACCCAGCAATTTCTTTAGGGATAGATTTTCCGTTTTCTTTGTAGAGCTTATTAAGAATAGTCGCAGTACAGCCAACTGGTTCAGCACGGTAATAAAGTGGAGCGCTTGTCTCGAAATTAGCAATGCGGTGGTGGTCGATAACCTCCAGCACAGTAACTTGATCGATATCAGACACGCTTTGTTGACGTTCATTGTGATCCACGAGAATAACGCCTTTAACTTCATTAGCAACCGTCTCAACAAGACGTGGTGCTTGAACGCCGAATTTATCAAGCGCGAATTGCGTTTCACCGCTAATAGAGCCTAGACGTACAGCTTCAACGTCTTCTCCTAGCTGTTTCTTCAAATCCGCATAGGCAATGGCGGAACAAATCGTATCCGTATCCGGATTTTTGTGACCGAAGATCAATACTTTGCTCATTTTCTTGCTCCTCATCTATTATTTTGGCGAGAAAAGTATAACTCAAATGGATAGGTATAATCAAGAAAAATGGCAATCTATTCATAATCTATTCCGATAGGCATACAGAAATTTTGCTCTACTTAATCATGAAAATCCGTATTTCAGGCTTCAATGCCTTCCCGCGCTCTCCAAACTAAGCAGCTGCTGCTTCATCGGAATTCCGCCTCGATAGCCTGTCATTCCGCCATTTTTACCAATAATCCGATGGCAGGGTGCGACGATTAATACGGGATTTTTGCCGATTGCTGAGCCAACTGCTCTTACTGATTTCGGGTTGTGAAGAATTTGTGCCACATCGAGATAGCTCACTGTTTGACCATAAGGCACTTGGCTCATCGCATCCCATACTGAACGCTGGAACGGAGTGCCCTGCAAATCCAAAGGTAGAGAAAATGAAGTTCGCTCCCCTTCCAAATACTCCTTCAGCTGTCGATGATACGGCTCCATGTGGGCTTCATCCTGAACCCATTCATAGCTCGGATAGCTTTTCTTAGCCCAATCCTTAACCACCTGCAATGACTGTTCCCATGAACCGACGTAGCACAGACCCTGCGAGGTAGCTGCAATAACCAGTTGTTCGGAGCCCTGCGTTAGATATGTCCAGTATAGGTAAGGAGCTTCTCCTTTATTCTCCATTCGGTGCACCTCCATTTGTTAATAAGTCTCTATTGTTTTTGCGATATAAGGACGGCGAGCATCCGACTCGACTTAGAAATTGGGTTGAAAAATGTGACGTGTTCGGTATCCCGACTGCGAGGGCGATTTCCGTTACGGAGAGAGTCGTATTCAAAAGTAGCTCGCGCGCTTTAGATATTCTTGTTTGAAGAAGATATTCAGCCGGCGAAACGCCCTGAATTCTTTTGAATGTGCGTTGAAGGTGATAGGGACTCCCATGAAAGATTTCGGCAAGCTTACCAAGCGTCAGCGGCTCCGCAAAGCGTGATTCAATGACTTGAATCATCTGCATTACCCATTCTTCATTAGGCAGCCTCCCGCCATCTGGCTTACACCGCTTGCAGGGTCGGAAGCTTGCTGATAAAGCCTCTGCACTATTTTGAAATAACCTAACATTCGATCTTACGGGTACTCGTGATTTACATGAGGGTCGACAGAAAATGCCCGTTGTCATGACTCCATAATAAAATTTACCGTCATATGAGGCATCGTTCAGGACGATTGCCTGCCACAATTCATCATTCATCCTGTCACCTCCACATTCAGTATACCCCGAACGATTCGTACATGTTAGCTATTAGAGATGAAAGCGCAAGATTACCAAAGTGAGTGGGGGAGATTTTATGGTACAACTAGTTTAGAATGATGTCATTGAAGGAGGTGTCCGGAATGAGTCAAATAATAAAAATCCCCGTCCCTACAGAATTCTTATTTTCCGTCAACTTAGATTACTTATCCCGTTCGCCCGATGAATGCTTGTACCAAATACGCGAGGATAAGCTATATAAGGCTATTCTAGTTGGGGACTCTACGGCTTTGTTTGAAGTTAGCGAGGAAAATAACTGTCTAGTCATTCGGTCCATTGAGGAAAATGTAGCTTGGAGCATCGAGGTACAGGAAGCGATTATCGCCTACGTTAGGGAGTGGTTCGATCTCGATAACGATTTGGCTCCGTTCTACCTCATGTCAGGGCAAGATGCCGTATTACAAGGTGTTGTTGCTCGATTGTACGGACTTCGAAATATGGGTATACCCGATTTGTTCGAGGCATTGTGCTGGGGCATTATTGGTCAACAAATTAATTTGGCTTTTGCCTATACCCTTAAGCGACGCTTCGTTGAAACATTCGGGAAGCCGGTAAAGGCTGGCGAACACACTTATTGGTTATTTCCGACTCCTCAGGATATCGCTAAGCTAACTGTTGATGATATAGCTGCATTGAAAATGACCTCCAAAAAGTCCGAGTATCTTATCGGGGTTGCCCAGCTTATAGTCGATGGTCGGATAAGTAAGGAAGGTCTATTGGAAGCAGACAGCTTCAAAACAGCCGAAAAAATGCTTGTGTCGATACGCGGAATAGGCCCTTGGACTGCGAATTATGTGCTCATGAGATGCTTGAGATATCCTGCCGCCTTCCCGATTGACGATGTAGGCCTTCACAATGCCATTAAATCCGTCCTAGAGCTTCAACAGAAACCAACCGTCTCGCAAATCAAAGAGCTTGCAATCGGCTGGACGAATTGGGAAGCTTACGCTACCTTCTATCTGTGGCGTGTCCTGTATTGATGTTTCAGAAATGTCGAAAAGCCTGCAAAACCACGTCTTCAGGTGGCTTTGCAGGCTTTTTGGTTATATGGTTATGTGGTTATGTGGATATACTATTAATCGTCTATTTCCGGTAAATACCGTCCATAGCCCTCTTGCTCCAGCTGATCCTTCGGGATAAACCTAAGCGAAGCAGAGTTGATGCAGTAGCGAAGTCCGCCCGGCTTCGGTCCATCATTGAACACATGTCCTAGATGGGAGTCCGCTTCTCTGCTTCTTACCTCTGTCCTTAGCATGCCATGACTAACATCCTGATGTTCATGAATATTGCCGTCATGTAACGGCTTCGAGAAGCTAGGCCAGCCACAGCCGGCGTCGAATTGATCACGTGAGCTGAATAGCGGCTCCCCTGATACAATATCCACATACAGTCCCTGCTCCGTATTATTATAAAATTCATTGCGGAAAGGGTGCTCAGTAGCATTGTTCTGAGTGACCTCGAATTGAATAGGAGTTAGACGCTTACGCAGCTCTTCCTTATCTTTTTCAGTGTTCCAGCTCTTTTTGATGAATGCGTCTCTGCCCGAACCACTGCGGTAGGACTTGTATCTCAGCGGATTTTTATGATGATAATCCTGATG
This portion of the Cohnella abietis genome encodes:
- a CDS encoding manganese-dependent inorganic pyrophosphatase, producing the protein MSKVLIFGHKNPDTDTICSAIAYADLKKQLGEDVEAVRLGSISGETQFALDKFGVQAPRLVETVANEVKGVILVDHNERQQSVSDIDQVTVLEVIDHHRIANFETSAPLYYRAEPVGCTATILNKLYKENGKSIPKEIAGLMLSAIISDSLLFKSPTCTAQDVAAARELAEIAGVDADSYGLDMLKAGADLSDKTIAQLISLDAKEFQMGSAKVEIAQVNAVDVNDVLSKQAELEDALTAIISEKGLDLFLFVVTDILNNDSVGLAIGRAADAVEQAYNVKLQDNKAVLKGVVSRKSQIVPVLTDIFNKR
- a CDS encoding methylated-DNA--[protein]-cysteine S-methyltransferase, which gives rise to MENKGEAPYLYWTYLTQGSEQLVIAATSQGLCYVGSWEQSLQVVKDWAKKSYPSYEWVQDEAHMEPYHRQLKEYLEGERTSFSLPLDLQGTPFQRSVWDAMSQVPYGQTVSYLDVAQILHNPKSVRAVGSAIGKNPVLIVAPCHRIIGKNGGMTGYRGGIPMKQQLLSLESAGRH
- a CDS encoding bifunctional transcriptional activator/DNA repair enzyme AdaA, producing MNDELWQAIVLNDASYDGKFYYGVMTTGIFCRPSCKSRVPVRSNVRLFQNSAEALSASFRPCKRCKPDGGRLPNEEWVMQMIQVIESRFAEPLTLGKLAEIFHGSPYHLQRTFKRIQGVSPAEYLLQTRISKARELLLNTTLSVTEIALAVGIPNTSHFSTQFLSRVGCSPSLYRKNNRDLLTNGGAPNGE
- a CDS encoding DNA-3-methyladenine glycosylase family protein, whose protein sequence is MSQIIKIPVPTEFLFSVNLDYLSRSPDECLYQIREDKLYKAILVGDSTALFEVSEENNCLVIRSIEENVAWSIEVQEAIIAYVREWFDLDNDLAPFYLMSGQDAVLQGVVARLYGLRNMGIPDLFEALCWGIIGQQINLAFAYTLKRRFVETFGKPVKAGEHTYWLFPTPQDIAKLTVDDIAALKMTSKKSEYLIGVAQLIVDGRISKEGLLEADSFKTAEKMLVSIRGIGPWTANYVLMRCLRYPAAFPIDDVGLHNAIKSVLELQQKPTVSQIKELAIGWTNWEAYATFYLWRVLY
- the msrB gene encoding peptide-methionine (R)-S-oxide reductase MsrB — translated: MENNDNNKVGAQLATFAGGCFWCMVTPFEELPGILKVVSGYTGGHTVNPTYEEVCSETTGHAEAVQITFDPELFPYSKLLDIYWRSVDPTDGGGQFHDRGSSYRPAIFYHNEKQHEEALASKEALQNSGRFDKPIAVTLEPAEVFYAAEDYHQDYHHKNPLRYKSYRSGSGRDAFIKKSWNTEKDKEELRKRLTPIQFEVTQNNATEHPFRNEFYNNTEQGLYVDIVSGEPLFSSRDQFDAGCGWPSFSKPLHDGNIHEHQDVSHGMLRTEVRSREADSHLGHVFNDGPKPGGLRYCINSASLRFIPKDQLEQEGYGRYLPEIDD